A portion of the Rhodopseudomonas sp. BAL398 genome contains these proteins:
- the hutU gene encoding urocanate hydratase — MMTRIDNARVIRAARGTTLSARSWLTEAPLRMLMNNLDPEVAEKPSELVVYGGIGRAARDWESFDRIVTTLKRLEGDETLLVQSGKPVGVFRTHADAPRVLIANSNLVPHWANWEHFSLLDRKGLMMYGQMTAGSWIYIGSQGIIQGTYETFVEMGRQHFGGDLGGKWILTGGLGGMGGAQPLAAVMAGASCLAVECQPSRIEMRLRTRYLDCQAGTLDEALAIIEQAGRDRKPVSVGLLGNAADIFPELVRRGVRPDIVTDQTSAHDPVNGYLPKGWTLDQWEQRRESDPKAVATAARASMAEHVRAMLDFHRMGIPVVDYGNNIRQMALEEGVKDAFDFPGFVPAYIRPLFCRGVGPFRWAALSGDPEDIYRTDAKVKELLPDNAALHHWLDMARARIAFQGLPARICWVGLGDRHRLGLAFNEMVARGELKAPVVIGRDHLDSGSVASPNRETEAMKDGSDAVSDWPLLNALLNCASGATWVSLHHGGGVGMGFSQHSGMVIVCDGTPEAATRIGRVLWNDPATGVMRHADAGYELAIDCAREKQLDLPSLR, encoded by the coding sequence ATCATGACACGCATCGACAATGCCCGCGTGATCCGCGCCGCGCGCGGGACCACGCTATCCGCCAGGTCCTGGCTGACGGAAGCGCCGCTGCGCATGCTGATGAACAATCTGGATCCGGAGGTCGCCGAAAAGCCCAGCGAGCTCGTGGTCTATGGCGGCATCGGCCGCGCCGCCCGCGACTGGGAAAGCTTTGATCGCATCGTCACCACCTTGAAGCGACTGGAAGGTGATGAAACCCTGCTGGTGCAATCCGGCAAGCCGGTCGGCGTTTTCCGCACCCATGCGGATGCGCCGCGGGTGCTGATCGCCAATTCCAATCTGGTGCCGCATTGGGCGAATTGGGAGCATTTCAGCCTGCTCGATCGCAAGGGCCTGATGATGTATGGCCAGATGACCGCCGGCTCCTGGATCTATATCGGCAGCCAGGGCATCATCCAGGGCACCTACGAAACCTTCGTCGAGATGGGCCGCCAGCATTTCGGCGGCGATCTCGGCGGCAAGTGGATTCTGACCGGCGGGCTCGGCGGCATGGGCGGTGCGCAGCCGCTCGCCGCGGTGATGGCGGGCGCATCCTGCCTCGCGGTCGAATGTCAGCCGTCGCGGATCGAGATGCGGCTGCGCACCCGCTATCTCGATTGTCAGGCCGGCACTCTCGACGAGGCGCTGGCGATCATCGAACAGGCCGGTCGCGACCGCAAGCCGGTGTCCGTCGGCCTGCTCGGCAACGCCGCCGACATCTTTCCCGAACTGGTGCGGCGCGGCGTTCGGCCCGACATCGTCACCGACCAGACCTCCGCGCATGATCCGGTCAACGGCTATCTGCCGAAAGGCTGGACGCTCGACCAATGGGAGCAGCGTCGCGAAAGCGATCCGAAGGCGGTGGCGACGGCGGCGCGGGCCTCGATGGCCGAACATGTCCGCGCCATGCTGGATTTCCATCGCATGGGCATTCCGGTGGTCGACTACGGCAACAACATCCGCCAGATGGCGCTGGAAGAAGGCGTCAAGGACGCGTTCGATTTTCCCGGTTTCGTGCCGGCCTATATCCGGCCGCTGTTCTGCCGCGGCGTCGGTCCGTTTCGATGGGCCGCATTGTCCGGCGATCCGGAGGACATCTATCGCACCGACGCCAAGGTCAAGGAGCTGCTGCCGGACAATGCCGCCCTGCATCACTGGCTCGACATGGCCCGCGCGCGCATCGCGTTCCAGGGACTGCCGGCGCGGATCTGCTGGGTCGGGCTCGGCGACCGCCACCGTCTGGGGCTGGCCTTCAACGAGATGGTGGCGCGCGGCGAGTTGAAAGCCCCGGTGGTGATCGGCCGCGACCATCTGGATTCCGGCTCGGTCGCCTCGCCCAATCGCGAGACCGAGGCGATGAAGGACGGCTCCGACGCGGTGTCGGACTGGCCGCTGCTCAATGCGCTGCTGAATTGCGCAAGCGGCGCCACCTGGGTCTCGCTGCATCATGGCGGCGGCGTCGGCATGGGGTTCTCGCAGCATTCCGGCATGGTGATCGTCTGCGACGGCACGCCGGAGGCGGCGACCCGGATCGGCCGGGTGCTGTGGAACGACCCCGCCACCGGCGTGATGCGCCACGCCGATGCCGGCTATGAACTCGCCATCGACTGCGCCCGGGAAAAGCAGCTCGATCTACCGAGCCTGCGCTGA
- a CDS encoding HutD family protein, with protein MQIVRATDRLVMPWKNGGGSTTEIAVAPPAASLDGFDWRVSMATVGTDGPFSSFVGVDRTLAIVEGNGVILSIGSNLPVNLGASAQISFPGDVPTSAWLISGETTDLNVMTRRDRFRHSLQRVAQPTALDFHGAGDVAVVLSLNGSTAIASDTGRDMLEDGDAAVLRQTDQLAYRILPAIGCDCFLVWLRQI; from the coding sequence TTGCAGATCGTCCGCGCAACTGACCGCCTGGTGATGCCGTGGAAGAACGGCGGCGGCTCCACCACCGAGATTGCCGTCGCGCCGCCGGCGGCGTCGCTGGATGGGTTCGACTGGCGCGTCAGCATGGCGACCGTCGGCACCGACGGACCGTTTTCGAGTTTCGTCGGCGTCGACCGCACCCTGGCGATCGTCGAGGGCAACGGCGTGATCCTGTCCATCGGAAGCAATCTGCCGGTCAACCTCGGCGCATCCGCGCAGATCAGCTTTCCCGGCGACGTCCCGACCTCGGCCTGGCTGATCAGCGGCGAGACCACCGACCTCAACGTCATGACCCGCCGCGACCGCTTTCGCCACAGCCTGCAACGCGTCGCGCAACCGACCGCGCTGGACTTCCATGGCGCCGGCGACGTTGCGGTGGTGCTGTCGCTCAACGGCAGCACCGCGATCGCATCCGATACCGGACGCGACATGCTGGAAGACGGCGACGCGGCCGTGCTGCGGCAGACGGACCAGCTGGCGTACCGGATCCTGCCGGCAATCGGATGCGACTGCTTTCTCGTCTGGCTGCGCCAGATCTAG
- a CDS encoding phosphate/phosphite/phosphonate ABC transporter substrate-binding protein: protein MMYVANARMYAVAPAAAAAWRDLFAWLARASGVDLNVIDHAFPLPLAELWSRPDLGCGFMCGFPYLLATERPQPIAAPVPLHAVVPGRPVYATRLIVRAGSRLQTLEQTFGGRLGFTVADSHSGYNALRHHLLPYRLARRNDLYRESIGPLFTPRRVIEAVLSGAIDVGPLDSYALDLMLRHEPELATQIRVVATTEAAPIPFLVASRSCPDEVVTALRTTLLGFASNTDCADLSDALCLAGFAPVDLAAYETIAEWDAGARQAGYASPA from the coding sequence ATGATGTATGTCGCCAATGCACGGATGTATGCGGTCGCTCCGGCGGCGGCGGCGGCGTGGCGGGACTTGTTCGCTTGGCTGGCGCGGGCATCCGGCGTCGATCTCAACGTGATCGATCACGCCTTTCCGCTGCCGCTGGCGGAGCTGTGGTCGCGGCCCGATCTCGGCTGCGGCTTCATGTGCGGGTTTCCGTATCTGCTGGCGACGGAGCGGCCGCAACCGATCGCGGCGCCGGTGCCGCTTCACGCGGTGGTGCCGGGCCGCCCGGTCTATGCGACGCGCCTGATCGTCCGCGCCGGGTCGCGCTTGCAGACGCTGGAGCAGACGTTCGGCGGTCGGCTCGGCTTCACCGTCGCGGATTCGCATTCCGGGTACAATGCGCTACGCCACCATTTGCTTCCGTATCGCCTGGCCAGACGCAATGATCTCTATCGCGAGAGCATTGGTCCGCTGTTCACCCCGCGCCGCGTGATCGAGGCTGTGCTAAGCGGCGCCATCGATGTCGGCCCGCTGGACAGCTACGCGCTCGATCTGATGCTCCGGCATGAGCCCGAGCTCGCGACGCAGATCAGGGTGGTGGCGACAACGGAGGCCGCGCCGATTCCGTTTCTGGTCGCCAGCCGATCCTGTCCGGACGAGGTGGTCACGGCGCTGCGCACGACGCTGCTGGGGTTCGCGAGCAATACGGACTGCGCCGATTTGAGCGACGCGCTGTGCCTTGCCGGCTTCGCGCCGGTTGATCTGGCGGCCTATGAGACGATTGCCGAATGGGACGCCGGCGCGCGTCAGGCCGGTTACGCCAGTCCCGCGTAG
- a CDS encoding ornithine cyclodeaminase family protein produces MPPIYIAYLNRLDIDELKITDDEILAAVEASLASQGRGETVIEPRVHLEPGVANGHFNVLRGAIKAPIDSAGVKIVGDFVDNYKLGFPSELAILALFDPRTGAPKAILDASGITDMRTGAVTALGAKHLARKNSKILGHIGARGTAYWNVRLLNHLFDFDEIRVHSRREESRNSFAERLSQDLGKKVVATEDWQSCVEGADIVVEASRLDKPTPLLKTAWIKKGAFVVPYGTMSAIELSLTDMMTKLVVDDWGQCKGGKFGSLRAHVEAGKLSEQTLHAELGQIVAGLKPGRQSDDETNLFWHRGLSLSDIALGHAMLEKSQRLGIGQRLRFA; encoded by the coding sequence TTGCCGCCGATCTATATCGCCTATCTCAATCGCCTCGACATCGACGAGCTCAAGATCACCGACGACGAGATCCTGGCGGCGGTGGAAGCGAGCCTCGCCAGCCAGGGCAGGGGCGAAACGGTGATCGAACCGCGCGTTCATCTCGAGCCCGGGGTCGCCAACGGGCACTTCAACGTGCTGCGCGGTGCCATCAAGGCGCCGATCGATTCCGCGGGCGTCAAAATCGTCGGCGACTTCGTCGATAACTACAAGCTCGGCTTTCCTTCCGAACTGGCGATCCTGGCGCTATTCGACCCGCGCACCGGCGCGCCGAAGGCGATCCTCGATGCCAGCGGCATCACCGACATGCGCACCGGCGCGGTAACTGCGCTCGGCGCCAAACACCTGGCCCGCAAGAATTCGAAGATCCTCGGCCATATCGGCGCGCGCGGCACCGCCTATTGGAACGTGCGGCTGCTGAACCATCTGTTCGATTTCGACGAGATCCGCGTGCACTCCCGCCGCGAGGAGAGCCGCAACAGCTTTGCCGAACGGCTGAGCCAGGATCTCGGCAAGAAGGTCGTCGCCACCGAGGACTGGCAGAGTTGCGTCGAAGGTGCCGATATCGTGGTCGAAGCCTCGCGGCTCGACAAGCCGACGCCGCTGTTGAAGACCGCGTGGATCAAGAAGGGCGCCTTTGTCGTGCCTTACGGAACAATGAGCGCGATCGAACTGTCGTTGACGGATATGATGACCAAGCTGGTCGTCGATGATTGGGGGCAGTGCAAGGGCGGCAAGTTCGGCAGCCTGCGCGCCCATGTCGAGGCCGGAAAATTGTCCGAACAGACGCTGCATGCCGAGCTTGGACAGATCGTCGCCGGCCTGAAGCCGGGCCGGCAGAGCGATGACGAGACCAATCTGTTCTGGCACCGCGGCCTGTCGCTGTCGGACATCGCGCTCGGCCATGCGATGTTGGAAAAATCTCAACGCCTGGGCATCGGTCAGCGCCTGCGCTTTGCCTGA
- a CDS encoding Zn-dependent hydrolase, with amino-acid sequence MKTNLPLDATRLWDDVMALAGITDPARPYTRRSFTALFLEGREWLARRFAEAGLATRMDTAGNLIGRIEGSDPALGVIAIGSHSDTVPAGGRFDGIAGVATGLEIVRALRDSGIRPRHSIEVIDFLAEEPSEYGLSCIGSRGMTGSLDAGMLDLSEPGGELLRDALRRVGGDPDQLARAGRDDIRAFLELHIEQGIVLESQSLDVGIVTSIVGIRRIEIVFQGEPDHAGTTPIGLRHDALVAAAATVVSVRRAAEQLAAEGADYFVATVGILSVDPSASNIVPGRCRLVVDARTTAPALTARFVELIDRESLAHAAAAQVTRASFTTLSDGSPVACNADLRAALRQGARDLGLGETDLPSGAGHDAAFMSRICPSAMIFVPCRGGKSHAPEEWADRDAIAAGAAVIYQAVMALDRSLP; translated from the coding sequence ATGAAAACCAATTTGCCGCTCGATGCGACTCGACTCTGGGACGATGTGATGGCGCTTGCCGGGATCACCGATCCGGCTCGCCCCTATACGCGGCGGTCTTTCACCGCGTTGTTCCTGGAGGGGCGCGAATGGCTGGCGCGGCGGTTTGCCGAGGCGGGGCTCGCCACACGCATGGATACGGCCGGCAACCTGATCGGCCGGATCGAAGGCAGCGATCCTGCGCTCGGCGTGATCGCAATCGGATCGCATAGCGACACCGTGCCGGCCGGCGGGCGGTTCGACGGCATCGCCGGCGTCGCCACCGGGCTCGAGATCGTGCGGGCGCTCCGGGATTCCGGCATCCGGCCCCGGCACAGCATCGAGGTGATCGATTTCCTGGCCGAGGAGCCGAGCGAATATGGATTGTCCTGCATCGGCAGCCGCGGCATGACCGGGTCGCTCGATGCCGGCATGCTCGATCTCAGCGAGCCCGGAGGCGAATTGTTGCGCGATGCGTTGCGGCGGGTCGGCGGCGATCCCGACCAGCTCGCGCGCGCCGGGCGCGACGACATCCGGGCTTTCCTCGAATTGCATATCGAGCAGGGGATCGTGCTGGAATCGCAATCGCTCGATGTCGGCATCGTCACGTCGATCGTCGGCATCCGCCGGATCGAGATCGTGTTCCAGGGCGAGCCTGATCATGCCGGGACGACGCCGATCGGGCTGCGCCACGATGCGCTGGTGGCGGCCGCCGCCACGGTGGTGTCGGTGCGCCGGGCCGCAGAACAACTGGCCGCCGAGGGAGCCGATTACTTCGTCGCCACCGTCGGCATCCTCAGCGTCGATCCATCCGCCTCGAACATCGTGCCGGGGCGCTGCCGCCTTGTCGTGGACGCGCGGACCACGGCGCCGGCGCTGACCGCGCGCTTCGTCGAGCTTATCGATCGGGAGAGCTTGGCGCATGCCGCGGCGGCGCAGGTGACGCGGGCATCCTTCACCACGCTGTCCGACGGCTCGCCGGTCGCCTGCAACGCCGATCTGCGCGCCGCCTTGCGGCAGGGCGCGCGCGATCTCGGGCTCGGTGAAACCGATCTGCCGAGCGGCGCCGGTCACGATGCCGCCTTCATGAGCCGGATCTGCCCATCGGCGATGATCTTTGTCCCGTGCCGCGGCGGCAAGAGCCACGCCCCGGAAGAATGGGCGGATCGCGACGCGATCGCGGCCGGCGCGGCGGTGATCTACCAGGCGGTGATGGCGCTCGACCGGTCGCTGCCGTGA
- a CDS encoding cytochrome ubiquinol oxidase subunit I — translation MIDSTFVELSRWQFASTALYHFLFVPLTLGLSWLLVIMETVYVMSGKEIYKDMTKFWGKLFGINFALGVTTGLTMEFEFGTNWSYYSHYVGDVFGAPLAIEGLMAFFLESTFIGLFFLGWDRLSKRKHLAVTFLTAIGSNLSALWILIANGWMQNPVGAVFSPETMRMEMTSFAEVFLNPVAQVKFVHTVAAGYVTASVFVMGISAWYILKGRDLAFARRSFAVAVGFGLAASLSVIVLGDESGYTLGDVQKVKLAAIEGEWKTEPAPAGFTVFGFPSQTGHKTGDELKIPAILGLIATRSLDTPVTGLADLETQHAARIRSGQIAYAELKKIRAGDASPQTRATFDAHVKDLGFGLLLKQFVEDPATATEAQIKAAAASTIPTVWPLFWAFRIMVAMGFLMLFAFAVGFWLNASKRLEHNRWFLRLAVLLIPAPWIASETGWFVAEFGRQPWAIGEVLPTFMATSSLTSGDLIFSLAGFLTFYTILLVIELFLMFKFARLGPSSLGTGRYHFERDGAAVVPAT, via the coding sequence ATGATCGACTCGACATTCGTTGAGCTGTCGCGTTGGCAGTTTGCCTCGACGGCACTCTATCATTTTCTGTTCGTGCCGTTGACGCTCGGACTGTCCTGGCTCCTGGTGATCATGGAGACCGTCTATGTCATGTCGGGAAAGGAAATCTACAAGGACATGACCAAGTTTTGGGGCAAGTTGTTCGGGATCAACTTCGCCCTCGGGGTCACGACCGGCCTGACTATGGAATTCGAGTTCGGGACCAATTGGTCTTACTACTCGCATTATGTTGGCGACGTCTTCGGCGCGCCTTTGGCGATTGAAGGCCTGATGGCCTTCTTTTTGGAATCGACCTTTATCGGCCTTTTCTTCCTGGGATGGGACAGGCTCTCGAAACGCAAGCACCTGGCCGTAACGTTCCTCACCGCGATCGGCTCAAATCTGTCGGCGCTGTGGATCCTGATTGCCAATGGCTGGATGCAGAATCCGGTCGGCGCGGTGTTCTCTCCCGAGACCATGCGGATGGAGATGACGAGCTTCGCCGAGGTGTTCTTGAACCCGGTGGCTCAGGTCAAGTTCGTCCACACCGTCGCGGCCGGCTACGTGACGGCCTCGGTCTTCGTGATGGGCATTTCGGCCTGGTACATTCTGAAGGGCCGCGATCTTGCGTTCGCGCGCCGCTCCTTCGCGGTGGCCGTGGGCTTTGGCCTGGCGGCGTCTCTATCAGTGATCGTGCTCGGCGACGAGAGCGGCTACACGCTGGGCGATGTGCAGAAGGTCAAGCTCGCGGCGATCGAAGGCGAATGGAAAACCGAGCCGGCTCCAGCTGGATTCACGGTGTTCGGCTTCCCCAGCCAGACCGGCCACAAAACGGGAGATGAGCTGAAGATCCCCGCAATCCTCGGGCTGATCGCCACGCGATCCTTGGACACGCCGGTGACCGGCCTCGCCGATCTCGAAACGCAGCACGCAGCCCGGATCAGGTCGGGACAGATCGCTTATGCCGAGCTCAAGAAGATCCGCGCGGGCGACGCCTCGCCACAGACCAGGGCGACTTTCGACGCCCATGTCAAAGACCTCGGTTTCGGGCTGTTGCTGAAGCAGTTCGTCGAAGATCCAGCGACGGCAACCGAAGCACAGATCAAAGCCGCCGCCGCGTCGACGATTCCGACGGTGTGGCCGCTGTTCTGGGCGTTCCGCATCATGGTGGCCATGGGCTTCTTGATGCTGTTCGCCTTCGCCGTTGGGTTCTGGCTCAATGCGTCAAAGCGACTCGAACACAATCGCTGGTTCCTGCGCCTTGCCGTGCTGCTGATCCCGGCGCCATGGATCGCGTCCGAGACTGGATGGTTCGTCGCCGAATTCGGCCGCCAGCCCTGGGCCATCGGCGAGGTGTTGCCGACCTTCATGGCGACCTCGAGCCTGACATCCGGAGACTTGATCTTCTCGCTCGCCGGCTTTCTCACCTTCTACACCATCCTGCTGGTGATCGAGCTGTTCCTGATGTTCAAGTTCGCGCGCCTCGGCCCGAGCTCGCTCGGTACCGGACGCTATCATTTCGAGCGCGACGGCGCGGCCGTCGTTCCGGCGACGTAA
- the cydB gene encoding cytochrome d ubiquinol oxidase subunit II has translation MLDYETLKLLWWMIVGVLLMGFAITDGMDMGVGTLLPFVGRTDVERRIAINTVGPHWDGNQVWFITAGGAIFAAWPAVYAAAFSGFYMAMLLVLFALFFRPVGFDYRSKIENPTWRNAWDWGLFAGGAIPALIFGVAFGNLLQGVPFWLDEFLRAHYQGALLTALLPLLNPFALLAGIISLLMLTVHGGTWLQLRSSGAVASRARAAVMMFAPVVTVAFALAGIWLWLGIDGYRIVTEPAHGAASNPLLKEVVRAPGAWLDVYGRLPVAMIVPALGLLGPLLTAGLAAVRRPGLAFVTSAFGMIGIIGTAGLSMFPFIMPSSINPNSSLTIWDAASSHLTLTVMFWAVVIFLPIVLAYTIWCYANMWGRVTGEEIEARAHSAY, from the coding sequence ATGCTCGACTATGAAACTCTTAAATTGCTGTGGTGGATGATCGTCGGCGTATTGCTGATGGGCTTCGCCATCACCGATGGCATGGACATGGGCGTCGGCACCTTGCTTCCCTTCGTGGGACGCACCGACGTCGAACGCCGCATCGCCATCAATACTGTCGGCCCGCATTGGGACGGCAATCAGGTATGGTTCATCACCGCCGGCGGCGCGATCTTCGCCGCTTGGCCGGCGGTGTATGCCGCGGCGTTTTCCGGATTCTACATGGCGATGCTGCTGGTGCTGTTCGCGCTGTTTTTCCGGCCGGTTGGTTTCGATTATCGCTCCAAGATCGAGAACCCGACCTGGCGCAACGCCTGGGATTGGGGGCTGTTCGCCGGCGGCGCGATCCCGGCGCTGATCTTCGGCGTCGCCTTCGGAAATCTGCTGCAGGGCGTCCCGTTCTGGCTCGACGAGTTCCTGCGCGCCCATTATCAGGGCGCGCTGCTCACCGCGCTGCTGCCGCTGCTCAACCCGTTCGCGCTGCTCGCCGGCATCATCAGCCTGTTGATGCTCACCGTCCACGGCGGCACCTGGCTTCAACTACGCAGTTCCGGCGCGGTCGCCTCGCGCGCGCGAGCGGCGGTGATGATGTTCGCTCCGGTCGTTACCGTGGCCTTCGCACTGGCCGGGATATGGCTGTGGCTCGGCATTGACGGCTATCGCATCGTCACCGAGCCGGCGCATGGCGCGGCGTCGAATCCGCTCCTCAAGGAGGTGGTGCGCGCGCCCGGTGCATGGCTCGACGTCTATGGACGGCTTCCGGTCGCGATGATCGTTCCGGCGCTGGGTCTGTTGGGTCCGCTGCTCACCGCTGGATTGGCGGCGGTGCGGCGACCCGGGCTCGCCTTCGTGACCAGTGCGTTCGGCATGATCGGGATCATCGGAACGGCAGGGCTGTCGATGTTCCCCTTCATCATGCCGTCGAGCATCAATCCGAATTCGAGCCTCACCATCTGGGATGCGGCTTCGAGCCACCTCACTCTGACGGTGATGTTCTGGGCGGTGGTGATCTTCCTGCCGATCGTCCTGGCTTACACAATTTGGTGCTACGCCAATATGTGGGGCCGGGTCACGGGCGAAGAGATCGAAGCGCGCGCGCATTCCGCCTACTGA
- the cydX gene encoding cytochrome bd-I oxidase subunit CydX: MWYFAWILGVTAAAAISVINVMWYEFQDGLIVAKPSRPNPDGSTPPERVV; this comes from the coding sequence ATGTGGTATTTCGCCTGGATCCTCGGTGTCACCGCAGCAGCGGCGATCTCGGTCATCAACGTGATGTGGTACGAGTTTCAGGACGGCTTGATCGTGGCCAAGCCGTCCCGGCCAAATCCTGACGGCTCCACGCCTCCAGAGCGGGTGGTGTAA
- the cydD gene encoding thiol reductant ABC exporter subunit CydD — protein sequence MTTNSAGSIALLRSLRPVAGRNAQVATVAAALGGVLAVATAQVIASGVDRIVFAHASLSATMPLLGMLAGIAVMRATASWVTERSAFEAAAAVRRHLFRRGLERVSELGPIRLADRPPGELAATLTEAIDAVALLWRSWKPAMVRAIAVPLAVLAVVVPRDPLAAAILVVALPLLVWFSILTGKGAEEASGRQWASLARLGGHLLDQIRGLAELKLAGTSKQAVASVKAAAEAYGRETMAVLRIAFLSALAVEFVATGAIAGVAVAVGFRLMWGEIDFATGFFVLLLAPEFFAPLRDIGVRRHARIEALAALDTIAAVLDQPMPPATFGRPWSPGGAPAIRFEAVGVIHDDGRVALDGLDLDIAAGEHVAIVGPSGAGKSTLLALLTRFLEPTSGRILIDGQPLSQIDPVDWRSALVALPQTPPFFDGTVADNIVMGRAAPGGDRDGTLHNALIAARADAFVARLPQGLKTPLAERGRNLSGGEAQRLALARALFGAGPLVLFDEPTSHLDDDAQAIVMQGLAELRKGRTVLTIAHRLETVASTDRIVVIDHGRVVEAGPPAVLRAAGGRWATMMMDAAPPSSQKVQPDA from the coding sequence GTGACGACCAACTCCGCCGGATCGATTGCACTGCTGCGTTCGCTGCGGCCGGTGGCTGGCCGCAACGCACAGGTCGCAACGGTCGCGGCGGCGCTTGGCGGGGTGCTCGCGGTCGCAACGGCTCAGGTCATCGCCAGCGGCGTTGACCGCATCGTCTTTGCCCATGCTTCGCTGTCGGCAACGATGCCGTTGCTCGGGATGCTGGCAGGTATCGCGGTGATGCGCGCAACAGCCTCCTGGGTCACCGAGCGATCGGCGTTCGAGGCCGCCGCGGCGGTCCGACGCCATCTGTTCCGGCGCGGGCTCGAACGAGTCTCTGAACTCGGCCCAATCCGGCTGGCAGATCGCCCGCCGGGCGAACTCGCCGCCACCTTGACGGAGGCGATCGACGCGGTCGCGCTGCTGTGGCGATCGTGGAAGCCGGCGATGGTTCGGGCGATCGCAGTTCCGCTAGCCGTGCTGGCTGTCGTGGTGCCGCGCGACCCGTTGGCCGCGGCGATCCTGGTCGTGGCGCTTCCGCTGCTGGTCTGGTTCTCGATCCTCACCGGAAAAGGTGCAGAAGAGGCCAGCGGGCGGCAATGGGCCAGCCTTGCGCGTCTCGGCGGCCACCTACTCGATCAGATCCGCGGTCTCGCCGAACTCAAGCTCGCCGGAACGTCCAAACAGGCGGTCGCCTCCGTCAAGGCTGCGGCCGAGGCCTATGGTCGCGAGACCATGGCCGTGCTGCGCATTGCCTTTCTGTCGGCGCTCGCGGTCGAATTCGTCGCCACCGGCGCGATCGCCGGCGTCGCCGTCGCGGTCGGCTTTCGGCTGATGTGGGGCGAGATCGATTTCGCCACCGGATTCTTCGTTCTGCTGCTGGCGCCGGAATTCTTCGCGCCGCTGCGCGACATCGGGGTGCGCCGGCACGCCCGCATCGAAGCCCTGGCGGCGCTCGACACCATCGCGGCGGTTCTCGACCAACCGATGCCCCCTGCCACTTTCGGTCGTCCATGGAGCCCTGGCGGCGCTCCGGCGATTCGCTTCGAGGCCGTTGGGGTCATTCATGACGATGGCCGTGTGGCGCTGGACGGTCTCGATCTCGATATTGCCGCGGGCGAGCACGTCGCCATCGTCGGCCCGTCGGGAGCCGGCAAGAGCACTCTGCTCGCTTTGCTCACCCGCTTCCTGGAGCCGACCAGCGGTCGGATTCTGATCGATGGTCAGCCGCTGTCGCAGATCGATCCGGTCGATTGGCGGAGCGCGCTGGTCGCCCTGCCGCAAACTCCGCCCTTCTTCGACGGCACAGTCGCCGACAACATCGTCATGGGCCGAGCCGCGCCCGGGGGCGACCGCGACGGAACATTACACAACGCGCTGATCGCGGCGCGTGCCGATGCATTCGTGGCGCGGCTGCCGCAAGGCCTAAAGACCCCACTGGCCGAGCGCGGACGCAACCTGTCGGGCGGCGAGGCCCAACGTCTGGCGCTTGCCCGCGCTCTGTTCGGCGCCGGCCCGCTGGTGCTGTTCGACGAGCCGACATCGCATCTCGATGACGATGCGCAGGCGATCGTCATGCAAGGCTTGGCGGAGTTGCGGAAGGGCCGCACCGTACTGACCATTGCGCATCGCCTCGAGACCGTCGCATCCACCGATCGGATCGTGGTCATCGATCACGGCCGCGTCGTGGAGGCCGGACCGCCAGCGGTCCTGCGCGCCGCCGGGGGGCGCTGGGCCACCATGATGATGGATGCCGCGCCGCCATCATCACAGAAGGTGCAGCCCGATGCGTGA